DNA from Pirellulaceae bacterium:
TGGCGTTTGCCAGTGCGATGGGCCACTAGATACCAAACAGTTTCCCGATCCCAGAAGGCGGCGACCAGTTTTGTTGGAGGTTTCCAACGGCGGCGAACCGGGAGAATACTTTGTAGCGACCAATTGTCAAATACTCTCATTGCATACTCTCAGTCCTAGCAGTGGCGACTCCGCGTTGTTGTTGGGATAAATCAACTCCAGACAATTCGTCGGTCGTAAAGCCACGATCCCACTGATGCCAAGTTTGAAAATCGCGAATAATTGCTGGACGAACCTTTGCGTCAATGCATGCGGTGCAGCGAAATAGAGTACTTCGATCGTCTAGGAAGCCGACGACCTGGCATGAGTAAACATCGCTACGAGTCGTCAGGTAGGGCTCAATTGAAACTAAACGCGACAAATCGAGCGCACCTTCCGCCAGCAAACGTTCTAGTAGTCCAGTACCTGAATCTTGATCAAAACCTACTCCTGCCAGTCGCGACCGGTGGCTCACAATGGCCTCGGCAAGCGCACGGTCCATTCCGGGGATGGCCATCAACACCGGTAGTGGAGCCTCGGTCAAGTCAATTCTTCCTTCAAACGAAGCTCTGCCGTCAACCGCGACTTCAACCAGTAAGGTATTAAGATAATTGCCCGCCCGGACAATTTCAGCTGAAAAAGGACTGGCCATTCGTCGTTTGCGACTATTCCTGGCGCTGCCAGCAGTTGAGTCGGCAGAATCTTGCACCTCAACAACTGCATCAATTAACTCGACTGGCGAGCGAAGTTGATAGCTGGCCGGAATCGCAAAGTTCGGTGGCTCGATCTGTGCGGACATCGTGTCTGTTGAAGGTGCTGGCGACTGTGATGGCGGCGGTGTCGAAACAGTATTGGTCTGCCCCAAAGTTGAGCTGCTACCGCCAGACGCAGCAGGCCTTGAGCGTGGAACCCGACCAGCAGCAGAACGCCTTCTTGCCGAGGGGCCATACTGCCGAAATGCAACGGCAAAATTTGCTTGTTCAGCCGTCCAAATCTCCAGCAACTGCCGATGCAGTTCACGTAGATCAGGTTGATTCAAGTCGATGCGGCGTCGTCCGCTAGGAGTCTCGTTGCGACCCCCGCTATGCCACGTCACAAAACGATTCCAAGTTGGAACCACGATATCCCCAACTGCCTCGCCTCCAGATCCAGCCGCGCCACCAGCCATTGGCATTTCAGCTTCACGAATTGTTGAATTCCGTATCGAGCTAGCTGTGGAGCCATTTCGGTAGGGAGCAGCAATCGCATTACTGCGTAATGCAAGTTCGATCGTGTCTACCTGATAATTTCGGTTTGAATCGAAGCCCTGCCACAGCTCATCCAACTCTGGTCCGGATGGCAATTGATTGGACAATCGACTGAGCCACGCATCGATGACTGGCGCTGTTGCGCCCGGGAGCGAGAGCAGTACTTGTCGCGCATGCCCTGGACGCTCGCGATCCCAGGCCAACAGCGAGGGTAAGTGAATCTTGGCCGACTCATTTTCCAATCCAAAGACAAACCGTTGAGTCAGGTTTGTGCCCGGGGAGGCTTGATCTTGCATTACCTCAAGGGATTCGGCAGCGTTCGGCACTGGCATTGGCGACACGATACTTGTTCGCCAGACCGGCTCATGTTCAATGCTACGACTAACCTCCTCTTCCAGTCCAACGCGGACACTGGCAAATAGCTCAGGATTGTCGCTTAAATTGCCCAGCGACCGGCGGACATTCATCGGCTGCTCGAGGATATTGGCAACAAGTTCAAGCCCACTTTCAGCGGCTAGGCGGGCATGCACTTGTTGCTCGTGCAATCGCGTCCAGCGATACTGACTATTCATCAGAAAGGCATATCCATAAGCGCTCATGGCTGCCATGACGACCAGCACCAACACTACCAGCAGTGCCATTCCTTCTCGTTGAGTTGAACGCAACGTCATGGTGAAGTTCCGACAAGGGCATCCGGGCTCGTTTCACCAGTATCGGTAGAACTTGACATACTACCTTCTGATTTGTTCCCAACGCACACAACGACATATACATCGGCTGGGTTCGCCGGGTCGCGTAGCAAAGTACCTTGCTCGCCATCAGCGCTGGCGGAATTCAGTGTTGACTTACTGAATGACTGTTGAACTAGGGGTTGTGGCGACTCGAACTGCGTCTGACCGACAACACCAACGCGATCCGTGGCAAAATCACGGGCCCCACCGATCGATGGATACTTTGAACTGTGCTCGGCGGTCGGCAAATTGAAAACTAAGGCCACTGCGGTAGGCAGCCGACGGTTACTTTGACTATTCCAATTCGATCGCCATGCGGAGCCGTCGCAGTATAAAAAGCGCGGGCTTGACAAACCTGGCAAGCGCACAGAATTGTCTTCCATACCGTTCCAAGGTTCAGCATCAACTGTTTGGCGGTACAGATCGGCTGCCGACAATTCACGCTGAGAATTGTCGGCCAATTGCGAAGCAGCGTTACTAGCAACATTCAGGGGGCGATATTCCCGTCGAACCATGATCCATTTCTCGGAGGCTGGCTGATCTAGCATGCTTGACCTGCTAGGTGTTCCCAAACCAGCTTGGGATTCATCGAGTTCGAGCCGATATTCGACTTGGGCCGTCGCCATGCGTCCGCCATCGCCGAATGTTCGGCGTGCCGAGTTGCTTTGCGGAGGCCATTCAGGCTGGCTGGCCACACCAATGTCGGTTGCTGACGATTCGAGATCGTCTTGATCGACGATTTGCTTCAATAGGTCAATCGGATGCGGTTGCAGGAGCACGGTGGCGGAAAAGCCGAATTCATCGCCGCGAAACATGGCAGGTGATGGTGACTTTTGATCGGCCACCAAAACAGTGTTCTGCGGGAGGATTCGCATCAGATCCTGCTGTAACCAGACTCGCGAGGCGCGTACCACCTCGATGCGCTGAACCAGTTCGCGACCCCGCCGCTCTGCGTTCTGGTAAGTATTCAGAATGCTCCAAGCTGCGGTCAGTAGAGCGGCCAGCAGTCCCAGTGCAATCATGAGTTCCAGCAATGAATAAGCAGGTCGCAGGCTAGCCAGAGTTGGTGTCACTAGGCTCTGGCGAACATAGCTGGCGACGCCAGACGGCGGACATCGGTCGGCCGCCTGCCGAACTGGAATTGGAGGACGTCGAGCCGGTCCATTGAAACTTTGCTGAGAAGTAGTTCTTAGCACGCCTATTCCAGCAAGACTCACAACCGTCCACCTCCGCCAGCGTCGCGCATGGCCCTGGCTGGCGGTGCAACTTGAGCAGCCTCAGTCGCCGAGCCGGAATCTAGCGCTTCTATGGGCCGGCGTGCCAAGCGGCTGAGTCTGCACAGCGGCTCACGCGCTTCACTTGACCCGGTTACATCACCGTCAAATACCTCGACAATCACCCGTTGAAGTGTGGATACACGATTCTCATTTGGGCCGCCTGGGGACACAGGGCCTTTTGGGGATACAGCACTTGGCCCTCCGCCTGGGGACAGAGCACTTGATGATTCTGAAGTGACTTGGTTAAAGTCCGTCGTGATAATCCGATAGCTCATCGGAATCGGGCCGTCGAGGGGCCCTGTCCAATCCGTCTGCCGGCTATCCTGCGGAAAAACCGCCAGAAACTCGTCCAGGACGGACTGTGCGGCGGCGTACGCCAACGTCTGGCGCTCGGCTCTGGTGCCAAATCTGGCTCCTGCTCCAACGACCGAAACTAGAATCATAGCGCTGCCCGCCAAAACGGCAGTGGCAATGATGACTTCGAGCAGCGAAAAGCCGGTGCGATAGGGACTATCTAGCTTTTTTCGCCGACCGTCCCAGCAAACGTAGCGCCCCCAAGTCCCAAGTCCTAAAGTCGAAAGTTCAGGTACGGTTTGTCGCCGGAGCCATGCGTCGAGAGTTCTAAGTCGATTTTGCACAAGTCGACTCATGGGATAATCTCCACTGCACCGGTCATGGCCCGATAGAGTACGGTTATGGTTTGGTTGACCTGCTGGTCGCGCAGGCGTATGTGCGCGTCGCGCCCCAACCCGTCTGCCGCAATTGCCAGCCACCATGTCTTGGGCGAAGCAGATGGATCGAACTCCTCGGTCGACAAATTCTGCTGCATCACCAACGTTGTTGGCGCGCCATCCGTTGTGGGCAGTAGCGTACCCACCGCGCCGTCGGTCGAACTAAAGTCGGTGACCGGAGCAGTGATCGACCAATAGACCTGGTCGATCACTACGTTGGTGGGGAATCGATAGCGGCTGGCTGAAGCCTGTGTGGCTGCGTCGAAGCGAGACAGCGTTTGGGCAGCAGTGCTACCGTGAGAGCGATTGGCATCCAAACTCTGGGCTAACTGGTCGAAGCTACCATACGTTACCTGGCTTGAGCCGGCAGCCAGCTCCACCATGTGCACCTGGCCGCGCTCGAGTGCTTGATGTCGAGTCTGATCTAAGACATCTCGTAGTCCCTGAGCGGCTTCGCTGAGTGCAGACCGCTGTAGTGGCTTGCTTAAACTGGGCCAGACCAGCGCGGTCGCACCGACCATGACCGACAATACGATCATCAATTCCAGCAAGCTAAATGCAGCTCGCACTGCGCGAAATATGGTCGTGTGTCGAATCACCCTGCGCCTCGATCGGCCGTCACACTTTGGTGTGTTACCGCGTTGCCTGAGCACTGCCAGTGTTTCCAGCGGCGGCATCCTCCTGATCCTGCACCGCGCGATTGCTGATGTCGTCGCTCGTACCTGGTTGACGATCCGGTCCCATCGAGAAAATCAATGGAAAGTCCGAGGCTTGATCTTGATCAGCGCCATCGCTGGCCAGTTGGTCAGCACCGGCATACTCATATTGCAAGGCACTGCCCCAGGGATCGACAGGCAATTTGCCATCTTCCAGATAGGGGCCAGACCAATTGCGAGCCAGTGACTCATCTTCAGGGGCCTTGACCAACATTTCCAGACCTTCTTCGGTGATTGGAAAGCTACGCATGTCGGCCGCATACAGCTTAAGCGCAGCGACAACATTGCCGATTTGTAACTGAGCGGTACGAATGTCAGCCTTCTTCTGTGTGCCCAAAAGTCGTGGTCCCACGACGGCCATCAAGCCCACCAAGATGATCAAGACGATCATGACTTCCAGCAGCGTCAAGCCGCGACGATTATTTCCGTGTTTCACTGATTCAGCTCCCCATTTCAATAGAGTTTCGGTAAACCAAGGCGACTAACCGACCGATGCATTCAGGTCAAATACAGGCAGCAGCACGCCAACGATAACAAACATAACCAGACACCCGATAACCACCAGGGTCAGCGGTTCGATCAATCTGACCAGGACTTCCAATCTTCTTTCGATACGATTGTCGATTCGATCCGCGATTTTCACTAGTACTTCGTCCAGTGTGTTGGATTCTTCGGCCACGCGAATCATGGCCATAACTTGCGGTGGAATCAGGCCACTCGCAGCCAGGGGTTTCGATAGCGAATCCCCTGCCGTGATGTTATCTGCAGAGTTTAGCATCGCATCGGCCAGCAACATATTTCCGGTTGACTCGCTACTAATCTTCAGTGACTTAAGTAGCGGTACCCCATTGCGTAGCAGGGTCCCCAACACTCGGCAGGCGCGTGATACCGCTGCATCATGAAACACACCACCTAAAATCGGTATTTTCAGTTTTGTACGATCCAGCCAGCGTCGGCCCGCTTGGGTCTTTAGCAGTCGATAAACCCCATAGCTGATCGCCGCCAAGCCGGCTGCCACCAAGACGCCATACTGCATCAGTGTATGGCTGGCACCCAACAGCAGCACCGTGACCAATGGCAAGCCCGCCCCCGTCTGCTCCAAGCGATCAAAGAACGGCTGAAACTTGGGAACCATGAATACGATCATGACAGTCACGATCACCGTTCCAACGCTGGCCAAAATCAAGGGGTAGGTCAAGGCGCTCACGATCTTGCCTCGCATCTCATCTTGTTTGCGTAAAAAGACACTGGTTCGCTGCAAGGCTTCTTCCAGGAAGGCCCCCTCTTGACCTGCGCGAATCATGCTCAACGTTAGCTCGGAAAAAATCGCGGACTCTTGAGCCATCGCTTGATCTAGCGTGCTACCTTGTGACACTTGATCATGAATCCTGAGAACGGCCTGCTTCAAACGCGGATTCTCCGTAGCGTCCGCCAATATTTTCAGACCGTCCAGCATCGCCACGCCGCCACTGAGCAAATCTGACAGCTGCGAGCAGAAGTCTGCAACCTGCTCCTTCTTGATGCGGACTGGCAATTCGAAAGTCGACCATGAACCAACGCTGGGCGTAATGTCCGTGACCTTCATCGGATATAGCGATTGATCGCGCAGCCGCTGCAAGGCTTCTCCTCGAGTGGCTGCACTCATCTTACCAGAGTGCATCTGGCCGGCCAGCGATTTGGCCGTGTAAGCGAAGTCAGGCATCGCGAAAATCTCAGTCGGCCTTGGTGACCCGCAGTACCTCGTCCAGAGTCGTTGTACCGTTGAGCACTTTATTCCAACCATCCATGCGCAGGGTGTGCATTCCGTTCTTCATTGCCGATTGCTTGATAACGTCCGACGTAATCCGCTCGGTAACGAGTTGTCGAATTTCTTCGTTGGCCACCAACAATTCGTAGATGCCAATTCGCCCACGGTAGCCAGTACGGCGACAGGCTTCACAGCCACCAGGACGGTAGAGTTTCAAGTTCGGATTCAGTCGCGCTTCAGCCGGAAAATCGCTCGGCAAATCATTGGGGTCCGGGCGATAGGATTCCTTGCACTCATCGCACAACACGCGCACCAATCGCTGAGCCAGTACGCCTGAAATCGTGCTCGCTACCAGAAACGGCTCAACTCCCATATCGCATAATCGCATGAAAGCGCTAGCCGCATCGTTGGTGTGCAGGGTACTGAAAACCATGTGACCCGTCAGCGATGCCTGGGTAGCATTTTCGGCAGTCTCCAAATCCCGAATTTCGCCGACCAGCACCACATCCGGATCATGCCGCAGAATGGCTCGCAAGCACGCAGCAAACGTCAAACCAACTTTGGCGTGGACCTGGATCTGATTGATGCCTTCCAGTTGATACTCGATCGGGTCTTCAGTCGTGATGATTTTTACTTCTTCCGACTTAATTTCACTCAGCGCGCTATACAGCGTCGTGGTCTTGCCCGAACCGGTCGGGCCAGTCACAAGCACGATGCCGTGCGGCTGGCGGATCAGTTGCTGGAATTGGTCGTGCACGGCTTCCGGCATGCCAATGCCGCGCAACGAGAATTTCAAGTTCGACTTATCGAGCACGCGCATGACGACGCTTTCGCCGTGCAGCATCGGAATTACAGACACGCGAATGTCGATCTCGCGACCGCTGAGCCGCAGTTTGATACGTCCGTCTTGGGGCACTCGCTTTTCAGCGATGTTCAGCCGAGCCATAATCTTCAGGCGGCTGATGATGGCGGCGCAGAAGTGGTTCATTTCCGGCGGAGTAGGTTGCTTTTGCAAAACACCGTCAACGCGATATCGCAGCTTGAGTCCACCCTCTTGAGACTCAATGTGAATATCGCTTGCGCGAGCTTCGATGGCTTCGGTTAGAATCTCATTTACCAGTCGAACGACTGACGCCTGCTGCGCCTCTTCGACAACTTCCAAACTATTGGCATCTAAGCCCTCGAGGATCTCCGCATCACCGGTTTGCAGACGCTGCAAGGCAATCAATCCATCAATCGTCTCTGCACCCACGCCCAAGTGCCGCTTAATCAGCCGTTGGATCATTTCGGGAGCTGCTACAACCGGATGCACCTCCAACTCCAGCGCTGAAGCCACGGTATCAACCGCTGCGAAATCAAATGGATTGCTGATGGCTAGCTTGAGCCAATTGTCGCCGCGCTCCAGGGGAAATATCTCATGGCGATGAATCAACTTGATTGGAAATCCATCCAATGCCTGAGCATCCAAATCCAATTCTTCGGACTCAAGACACTCCAGCCCCATGGAACGTGCTGCAACCGCCAGCAGGTGGTTTGCATTATCGAAATCCCATTGGTCGGCCAAGGTGTCAATCGGCTCGCCTTCGCGAAGACAATCGGCCACTTGGCGTAGTTGGGTCGAGTCGAGCCGGGTTTCAAGCAGTTTCGCATTGGTAAGCATCGCAGTTGGTCCTTCCAAGGGTGGGACGACTCAATTCCGTGAGCCGTGTGGTGGGTGGGTCAGCCAGTGAGTCAACTGGTCGCGGCCGAAGAGGAGGACCGCAGGGTTGAACTCTGTTGGCTGGTGAACAACCAGCGGGTGGCCGTTTGGGCCATCGACTAGTTGCAGTCACATTCAAGGTGGGATTTTATAGGTGGGATATTGGTGCTTGAGGCAGGATCGCCACGTTGCTTCAAAGCCATGTCTGGTTTATCGGCAAGGGGCGTTTAACAGCTTCCAATATCGGGACATGTTAGCATTAAAAGTGGCCTACGTCAATTTATGCCGTTTATGCTGGCTTGCGGGTGGAGGTGGTTCGCAGCTGCCCGCTGTGCAAAACTGCTCGTTATCCGCTCCTGTCAGGTATTTCATAAAACTCCGTAAGTCCTTTTGGTAAATAGACTTAGGGGTAAAAGCATCGCCTTTGGCTGCGGGTGAGCAACCCTCTGGAAAATGCCGACAGGGAATACTCCATTGGTGGGGGGGTAGCATTTCACCTGCTCATCCTGGAGCGGCCCGTCGGAAATAGGCTAGAATACCGCCCCAATAGACGTAACTCTGAGCTACTTTCTGAACGGCTTAGCGAGCGTGTGGTAAGCGGGGGCTAGGCTGGAGGTGCAACCCAGCTTTTGGCGTGCGAGGTACATGCTGCAGCTGTTGCGTCGGCCAGGTAGCTATTGTTCGGTGGCGGCGGGTGCGGAGTCAGTTCTATTGTGGCCTTGAAGCGAAATTGCGGATGCTGAACTCGATGCCGGATTACCAGTATTATCGGCGCGCCCTCCAGGGGCTGCCGCTGCCGTTGGCCTACCTCGACCTGGATCTCTTGGATGACAATATCACAGCGATTTTGTCGTCTGCGCGAAACCTGCCGATTCGGATTGCCACCAAGTCGGTCCGGTGTACTCACGTGTTGCGTTACCTACTCAGTAGCTCTTCTCAGTTTCAGGGCTTAATGACCTTTAGCATTCCCGAATCGCTGTTCCTGGCGGACAACGGTTTCGACGACCTGTTAGTTGGTTACCCCAATACCAACCGGCAGCAGCTAGCGGCGCTGGTCACCGCCAATCTACTGGGCAAGACCATCATCCCGATGGTCGATTGCCGCGAACAGATG
Protein-coding regions in this window:
- a CDS encoding type II secretion system protein, which produces MSRLVQNRLRTLDAWLRRQTVPELSTLGLGTWGRYVCWDGRRKKLDSPYRTGFSLLEVIIATAVLAGSAMILVSVVGAGARFGTRAERQTLAYAAAQSVLDEFLAVFPQDSRQTDWTGPLDGPIPMSYRIITTDFNQVTSESSSALSPGGGPSAVSPKGPVSPGGPNENRVSTLQRVIVEVFDGDVTGSSEAREPLCRLSRLARRPIEALDSGSATEAAQVAPPARAMRDAGGGGRL
- a CDS encoding type II secretion system protein, producing the protein MIRHTTIFRAVRAAFSLLELMIVLSVMVGATALVWPSLSKPLQRSALSEAAQGLRDVLDQTRHQALERGQVHMVELAAGSSQVTYGSFDQLAQSLDANRSHGSTAAQTLSRFDAATQASASRYRFPTNVVIDQVYWSITAPVTDFSSTDGAVGTLLPTTDGAPTTLVMQQNLSTEEFDPSASPKTWWLAIAADGLGRDAHIRLRDQQVNQTITVLYRAMTGAVEIIP
- the gspG gene encoding type II secretion system major pseudopilin GspG; protein product: MKHGNNRRGLTLLEVMIVLIILVGLMAVVGPRLLGTQKKADIRTAQLQIGNVVAALKLYAADMRSFPITEEGLEMLVKAPEDESLARNWSGPYLEDGKLPVDPWGSALQYEYAGADQLASDGADQDQASDFPLIFSMGPDRQPGTSDDISNRAVQDQEDAAAGNTGSAQATR
- a CDS encoding type II secretion system F family protein, with the translated sequence MPDFAYTAKSLAGQMHSGKMSAATRGEALQRLRDQSLYPMKVTDITPSVGSWSTFELPVRIKKEQVADFCSQLSDLLSGGVAMLDGLKILADATENPRLKQAVLRIHDQVSQGSTLDQAMAQESAIFSELTLSMIRAGQEGAFLEEALQRTSVFLRKQDEMRGKIVSALTYPLILASVGTVIVTVMIVFMVPKFQPFFDRLEQTGAGLPLVTVLLLGASHTLMQYGVLVAAGLAAISYGVYRLLKTQAGRRWLDRTKLKIPILGGVFHDAAVSRACRVLGTLLRNGVPLLKSLKISSESTGNMLLADAMLNSADNITAGDSLSKPLAASGLIPPQVMAMIRVAEESNTLDEVLVKIADRIDNRIERRLEVLVRLIEPLTLVVIGCLVMFVIVGVLLPVFDLNASVG
- a CDS encoding type II/IV secretion system protein; protein product: MLTNAKLLETRLDSTQLRQVADCLREGEPIDTLADQWDFDNANHLLAVAARSMGLECLESEELDLDAQALDGFPIKLIHRHEIFPLERGDNWLKLAISNPFDFAAVDTVASALELEVHPVVAAPEMIQRLIKRHLGVGAETIDGLIALQRLQTGDAEILEGLDANSLEVVEEAQQASVVRLVNEILTEAIEARASDIHIESQEGGLKLRYRVDGVLQKQPTPPEMNHFCAAIISRLKIMARLNIAEKRVPQDGRIKLRLSGREIDIRVSVIPMLHGESVVMRVLDKSNLKFSLRGIGMPEAVHDQFQQLIRQPHGIVLVTGPTGSGKTTTLYSALSEIKSEEVKIITTEDPIEYQLEGINQIQVHAKVGLTFAACLRAILRHDPDVVLVGEIRDLETAENATQASLTGHMVFSTLHTNDAASAFMRLCDMGVEPFLVASTISGVLAQRLVRVLCDECKESYRPDPNDLPSDFPAEARLNPNLKLYRPGGCEACRRTGYRGRIGIYELLVANEEIRQLVTERITSDVIKQSAMKNGMHTLRMDGWNKVLNGTTTLDEVLRVTKAD